One window of Triticum dicoccoides isolate Atlit2015 ecotype Zavitan chromosome 5A, WEW_v2.0, whole genome shotgun sequence genomic DNA carries:
- the LOC119302738 gene encoding uncharacterized protein LOC119302738 → MNRQWMYGNRLSREFTTGLKDFLVVANANKQKGFVICPCVDCKNQKGYSSSREVHLHLLRHGFMPSYNCWTKHGERGVIMEEDEEGDDFIDESYLAHFGDTFMEDAEGEGEGEGEGEGEGEGEEEARDETVDDLGRTIADARRRCETEKERENLDRMLEDHRKSLYPGCDDGLKKLGCTLDLLKWKAQAGVADSAFENLLKMLKNMFPKNNELPASTYKAKKVVCPLGLEVLKIHACINDCILYRGEYENLNECSVCTALRYKIGGDDPGDDVEGEKPRKRVPAKVMWYAPIIPRLKRLFRNKEHAKLLRWHKEDRKSDGELRHTADGTQWRKIDREFKDFAADARNIRKNVYLGHRRFLPKSHPVRKKGKHYNGKADHRPKPAERTGAEVFDMVKDLKVIFGKGPGGQSVPKGADGHAAMWKKKSIFWELEYWKVLEVRSAIDVMHVTKNICVNLLSFLGVYGKTNDIKEARQDQQRLKDP, encoded by the exons atgaatcggcaatggatgtacggtaaccgactctcccgcgagttcactacgggtttgaaagatttcctcgtagtggctaatgcgaacaagcaaaagggttttgttatctgtccatgtgttgactgtaagaatcagaagggttactcttcctcaagagaagttcacctgcacctgcttcggcacggtttcatgccaagctataattgttggaccaagcatggagaaagaggggttataatggaagaagatgaagaaggggatgatttcatcgatgaaagctatcttgctcatttcggtgatactttcatggaggatgctgaaggtgaaggggaaggtgaaggggaaggtgaaggggaaggtgaaggtgaagaagaggcacgtgatgagaccgttgatgatcttggtcggaccattgctgatgcacggagacgctgcgaaactgaaaaggagagggagaatttggatcgcatgttagaggatcacagaaagtcgttgtaccccggatgcgatgatggtctgaaaaagctgggttgcacactggatttgctgaaatggaaggcacaggcaggtgtagctgactcggcatttgaaaacttgctgaaaatgttgaagaatatgtttccaaagaataacgagttgcccgccagtacgtacaaagcaaagaaggttgtctgccctctaggtttagaggttctgaagatacatgcatgcatcaacgactgcatcctctaccgcggtgaatatgagaatttgaatgaatgctcggtatgcactgcattgcgttataagataggaggcgatgaccctggtgacgatgttgagggcgagaaacccaggaagagggttcccgccaaggtgatgtggtatgctcctataataccacggttgaaacgtctgttcaggaacaaagagcatgccaagttgttgcgatggcacaaagaggaccgtaagtcggacggggagttgagacacaccgcagatggaacgcaatggagaaagatcgacagagagttcaaagattttgcagctgacgcaaggaacataag gaagaacgtgtaccttgggcatcgtcgatttcttccgaaaagtcatccagtaagaaagaaaggcaagcattacaatggcaaggcagatcaccggccgaagcctgcggaacgcactggtgctgaggtatttgatatggtcaaggatttgaaagtcatctttggaaagggtcctggcggacaatcagttccgaagggagctgacgggcacgcagccatgtggaagaagaaatctatattctgggagctagaatattggaaagtcctagaagtccgctctgcaatcgacgtgatgcacgttacgaagaatatttgcgtgaacctcctaagcttcttgggcgtgtatgggaagacaaatgatataaaggaagcacggcaggaccagcaacgtttgaaagaccct